One genomic region from Jiangella sp. DSM 45060 encodes:
- a CDS encoding YihY/virulence factor BrkB family protein: MIARLRAIWERLQRTLPLRAWKRYGDLRGNRLAGASSFYGFVSLFPLLVLSAAIVSAIAGPSGVETVQEIVDDNLPGLKIDVATFHRNAGTVGVIGAAVLLFTGLGWVDSVRAAVRSMWGLDDQPGNIVVRKGLDIVSLAGLGVLILVSSGASVVLVSYAGDVLDWLGFGSGWMLRLVTGLISVGGSMALFAYMLSGLPRIVVPVRNLAVVSLFSAVVFEILKQFLVQYVVGTATQSSYAAFAAPLALLAWIYLVTRLLMVAAALTAESAIDELEEDERAQAAPERQVAAAPVDVLSPGQVRATEVAAGAVLGAVGVAVVLTAARAARTVRFAFRRGQRDE, translated from the coding sequence GTGATCGCTCGGCTCCGCGCCATCTGGGAACGGCTGCAGCGGACGCTGCCGCTTCGCGCCTGGAAGCGCTACGGCGACCTGCGCGGGAACCGGCTGGCCGGAGCGTCCAGTTTCTACGGGTTCGTCTCACTGTTCCCGCTGCTGGTGCTGTCCGCCGCGATCGTCAGCGCCATCGCCGGCCCGTCCGGCGTCGAGACGGTGCAGGAGATCGTCGACGACAACCTCCCGGGCCTGAAGATCGACGTCGCGACGTTCCACCGCAACGCCGGGACCGTCGGGGTGATCGGCGCCGCGGTGCTGCTGTTCACCGGGCTCGGCTGGGTCGACTCCGTCCGCGCGGCGGTCCGCTCCATGTGGGGGCTGGACGACCAGCCCGGCAACATCGTCGTGCGCAAGGGCCTCGACATCGTGTCGCTGGCCGGGCTCGGTGTGCTGATCCTGGTGTCGTCCGGCGCCAGCGTCGTCCTCGTCTCCTACGCCGGCGACGTGCTCGACTGGCTCGGGTTCGGCAGCGGCTGGATGCTCCGGCTGGTCACCGGCCTGATCTCGGTGGGCGGCAGCATGGCGCTGTTCGCCTACATGCTGTCCGGCCTGCCGCGCATCGTGGTCCCGGTGCGCAATCTCGCGGTCGTGTCGCTGTTCAGCGCCGTCGTCTTCGAGATCCTCAAGCAGTTCCTCGTCCAGTACGTCGTCGGCACGGCGACGCAGAGCTCGTACGCGGCGTTCGCGGCGCCGCTGGCCCTGCTGGCCTGGATCTACCTGGTGACCCGCCTGCTCATGGTCGCGGCGGCGCTGACGGCCGAGAGCGCCATCGACGAACTCGAGGAGGACGAGCGCGCCCAGGCGGCGCCGGAGCGCCAGGTGGCCGCCGCTCCCGTCGACGTGCTCTCGCCGGGCCAGGTCCGCGCCACGGAGGTCGCCGCGGGCGCCGTGCTCGGTGCGGTGGGCGTGGCGGTCGTGCTGACCGCGGCCCGGGCCGCCCGCACGGTGCGCTTCGCGTTCCGCCGCGGTCAGCGCGACGAGTAG
- a CDS encoding 2'-5' RNA ligase family protein: MTDAPRPAGQTIGLAVPIPEPYGRELQDWRRSFGDPLADAIPAHITLLPPTAIADADRAGVYEHLDKVAARFAPFRVHLRGTATFLPVSPVVFVALAQGISACERLSGAIRTGPLDIELSFPYHPHVTVAHHVSEEAMDNAFDTLAGYDAGFDVAAFSLYEHGDDGYWRRERDFVLTGEAARV, encoded by the coding sequence GTGACAGACGCCCCCCGGCCCGCCGGCCAGACGATCGGCCTGGCCGTCCCGATCCCGGAGCCCTACGGCCGCGAGCTGCAGGACTGGCGCCGCTCGTTCGGCGACCCGCTGGCCGACGCCATCCCGGCGCACATCACGCTGCTGCCGCCGACGGCCATCGCCGACGCCGACCGCGCCGGCGTGTACGAGCACCTCGACAAGGTGGCCGCGCGGTTCGCGCCGTTCCGCGTCCACCTGCGCGGCACGGCGACGTTCCTGCCGGTGTCGCCGGTGGTGTTCGTGGCGCTCGCGCAGGGCATCTCGGCGTGCGAGCGGCTGTCCGGGGCCATCCGCACGGGCCCGCTCGACATCGAGCTGTCGTTCCCGTACCACCCGCACGTCACCGTCGCCCACCACGTGTCCGAGGAGGCGATGGACAACGCCTTCGACACCCTCGCCGGCTACGACGCCGGCTTTGACGTCGCGGCGTTCAGCCTCTACGAGCACGGCGACGACGGCTACTGGCGGCGCGAGCGGGACTTCGTCCTGACGGGAGAGGCAGCGCGCGTGTGA
- a CDS encoding D-alanyl-D-alanine carboxypeptidase family protein has product MVSLTSTMGPVLRSPRSRRVWIVPVAALVVLGTGALLPARAEAPVETPAGSETPALPVTPSPTVLEPPADSPVDEVVGGEELAATGVALVSPTAPPLPVLDAQAWLVADTETGDVLAAYSPHERRPPASTIKLLTALATDTALEPDETYVATEADASVEGSRVGIVAAQTYTVDQLLHGLILASGNDAAHAIAEAAGGQDLTVDKMNDEARRLGAFDTKAITPHGLDSPGQLSSAYDLALIGREALGDATIAELAATPVYDFPDADGATFQIQNQNRLLGSYDGAIGLKTGYTTLAGHTFVGAVERDGRTLIVTVLGAEGRAEDAAAALFDWAYATPETPAVGHLVAPDEVEAMVTEAADDGDILGRNPLQDYGDALSSPGGSSDDVPPVVWLSLAAAALAGGLGFALRRRRPKSSGRYSSR; this is encoded by the coding sequence ATGGTTAGTCTGACCTCGACCATGGGCCCCGTACTGCGCTCTCCCCGCAGCCGCCGCGTCTGGATCGTGCCGGTGGCGGCGCTCGTCGTGCTCGGCACCGGCGCCCTGCTGCCGGCCCGCGCCGAGGCTCCGGTCGAGACGCCCGCGGGCAGCGAGACGCCCGCGCTGCCCGTCACGCCGTCGCCCACCGTCCTCGAGCCGCCGGCCGACTCCCCCGTCGACGAGGTCGTCGGCGGCGAGGAGCTGGCCGCCACCGGCGTCGCGCTGGTGTCGCCCACGGCGCCGCCGCTGCCCGTCCTCGACGCCCAAGCCTGGCTGGTCGCCGACACCGAGACCGGCGACGTGCTGGCCGCCTACAGCCCACACGAGCGCCGTCCGCCGGCCAGCACCATCAAGCTGCTGACGGCGCTGGCCACCGACACCGCGCTCGAGCCCGACGAGACCTACGTCGCCACCGAGGCCGACGCGTCGGTCGAGGGCAGCCGCGTCGGCATCGTCGCCGCCCAGACCTACACCGTCGACCAACTGCTGCACGGCCTGATCCTCGCGTCCGGCAACGACGCCGCGCACGCCATCGCCGAGGCGGCCGGCGGCCAGGACCTCACCGTCGACAAGATGAACGACGAGGCCCGCCGGCTCGGCGCGTTCGACACCAAGGCCATCACGCCGCACGGCCTCGACTCCCCCGGCCAGCTCTCGTCGGCGTACGACCTCGCGCTGATCGGCCGCGAAGCCCTCGGCGACGCCACCATCGCCGAGCTGGCCGCCACGCCCGTCTACGACTTCCCCGACGCCGACGGCGCCACGTTCCAGATCCAGAACCAGAACCGCCTGCTCGGTTCCTACGACGGCGCCATCGGCCTGAAGACCGGCTACACGACGCTGGCCGGCCACACCTTCGTCGGCGCGGTCGAGCGCGACGGCCGCACCCTCATCGTCACGGTCCTCGGCGCCGAGGGCCGCGCCGAGGACGCCGCCGCCGCGCTGTTCGACTGGGCCTACGCCACGCCCGAGACCCCGGCCGTCGGCCACCTCGTCGCGCCCGACGAGGTCGAGGCCATGGTCACCGAGGCCGCCGACGACGGCGACATCCTCGGCCGCAACCCGCTCCAGGACTACGGCGACGCGCTGAGCAGCCCCGGCGGCAGCTCCGACGACGTGCCGCCGGTGGTCTGGCTCAGCCTCGCCGCCGCGGCGCTCGCCGGCGGCCTCGGCTTCGCGCTGCGGCGCCGCCGCCCGAAGTCGTCCGGCCGCTACTCGTCGCGCTGA
- the trpS gene encoding tryptophan--tRNA ligase, translating into MTNSRRPRVLSGMQPTNASLHLGNYLGALRQWVALQDDHDAFYCVVDLHAITAGHDPAQLRERTRVTAAQYLAGGVDPDRSTLFVQSHVPEHAQLAWVLSCITGFGEASRMTQFKDKSARAGAESTTVGLFTYPILQAADILLYSADQVPVGEDQRQHIELTRDLGGRFNTRFGDTFVLPKAYIPEATAKIYDLQEPTAKMSKSIAGSGLIELLDAPKTIEKRIKSAVTDTGREIVADAQNKPGVTNLITILSAFSGRSVAQIEQDFAGRGYGDLKKEVAAAVLDVVVPFQQRVQELLDDPAQLDAVLARGAQKAREVAAPMLATVYERVGFVAAR; encoded by the coding sequence ATGACCAACAGTCGCCGCCCGCGTGTGCTCTCCGGCATGCAGCCGACCAACGCGTCGCTGCACCTGGGCAACTATCTCGGGGCGCTGCGGCAGTGGGTGGCCCTGCAGGACGACCACGACGCCTTCTACTGCGTCGTCGACCTGCACGCCATCACGGCCGGGCACGACCCCGCCCAGCTGCGCGAGCGCACCCGCGTCACCGCGGCCCAGTACCTCGCCGGCGGTGTCGACCCTGACCGCAGCACCCTGTTCGTGCAGAGCCACGTGCCCGAGCACGCCCAGCTCGCCTGGGTGCTCAGCTGCATCACCGGCTTCGGCGAGGCCAGCCGGATGACCCAGTTCAAGGACAAGTCCGCCCGCGCCGGCGCCGAGAGCACCACCGTCGGCCTGTTCACCTACCCGATCCTGCAGGCCGCCGACATCCTGCTCTACAGCGCCGACCAGGTCCCGGTCGGCGAGGACCAGCGCCAGCACATCGAGCTGACCCGCGACCTCGGCGGCCGCTTCAACACCCGGTTCGGCGACACCTTCGTGCTGCCCAAGGCCTACATTCCCGAGGCGACGGCGAAGATCTACGACCTGCAGGAACCCACGGCGAAGATGAGCAAGAGCATCGCCGGGTCGGGGCTGATCGAGCTGCTCGACGCCCCCAAGACCATCGAGAAGCGCATCAAGAGCGCGGTCACCGACACCGGACGCGAGATCGTGGCCGATGCGCAGAACAAGCCCGGCGTCACCAATCTGATCACTATCCTGTCTGCGTTCAGCGGTCGCTCGGTCGCTCAGATCGAGCAGGACTTCGCCGGGCGGGGGTACGGCGACCTGAAGAAGGAGGTGGCGGCGGCGGTGCTCGACGTCGTCGTTCCGTTCCAGCAGCGGGTCCAGGAGCTTCTCGACGATCCCGCCCAGCTGGACGCCGTCCTCGCCCGAGGTGCGCAGAAGGCCCGCGAGGTGGCCGCGCCGATGCTCGCCACGGTGTACGAGCGCGTCGGGTTCGTCGCCGCGCGGTGA